The genomic region TATCATAAAGTTCAACCAGTTTTTCCACTGCGTTCCAGGATAGTTTAAAAGGTGAATTCACTAAACATTCCCCCGAAGAAATAGTCTATAGTTTTATGCACACGAAATAGATTGTATCATAGATTTGTCAATATGCAACACAAACGTATAAATATTCAACAAAAAACAGGACTTTTATTAAAATAAATTATTAGCCCAAAACAACCTTCATAACGGGTATAAAGACAATGCCGATATCCATTTAAAAGAACCGTTACGGGATTAGTTTTAGAAAAGACTATTGGTGGTAAAAAGACAACTATAGAAACGGAATAATTAAAGCCAGAAGTTTACACAAGCTTCTAGCTTTACTCTTAATCTATGAAACTATGCCTGACCAAATTTATGGGCCAGGCACCCATAAAGTAGACATGGCGGTAGTATCCCGTTGTTGTATGAACAGTTAAACTAATAAGCCAGGTCTGACCCCTAAATACTTCAATACCTTCATACCTCGGATCCGTTAATGCTTTATTCGCATCAGTTCCTCCCTAAAGGCCGACTTTCTGTGGTATATTGCCAGAAGATTTGAAATGACTTCCCGAGCATGCTCTTTGCCGCCTGCTTTTACCAGCAGCCTGATAAGGGAGCACACATCCTGGTATTTGCGCCTGTTGTTTGCCAATCTTGCTTCATTATAGATATGCTGAACAAAAATCCTGTACACCTCTTCAGGGAATAAGGGGAGCAGTTGCTTGTAAAAATTAACAATATAGGCAGGTTTACCCTTCACATAATCAAGCAGTCTCTCCATTTCCCTTTCCTCTATGAGTATGTCTGTGTAATTACGTACATATCCCTTCTGTTCACCAAGGGCTTTAATGATGCCTGGATATATTGCTGCCCATGCCTCTTTGGAATAAGTTGCTTTCAGTTTTTTATAATAGTCAAAACTGCCGTCCAGGATAAACTCCATGGCTAGATTCCGTTGCTTCTCAAGCTGACCGGACAGCCTGTATGCTTCGTACCTAAATTCTTTCCATTTACTGATAAGACCGGGCAGCCCTTTGTCATGCTGCTCGCCGTCCAGGGCTAACCTTTCAACTCGTCCATAATCCTTGCGGGATAAAGCCTCCCGGATAGCCATTTCCCTGATAGAGGGAAACTTAATGTTTTTCTCCATAAAATCTTCGGCCTTGTCTTGACCTTCAAAATTCAGGATAAGTTGATAACGCATCATAATTATCTTTTCCGCTTTGTACTGAGAACTCCATGAGCCATCAAGTTCAGTGAGGTATGAATCCAGTTGTTTTTCAAATGTCCTCCTCCGCTCCGGGGTAACCGCAAGGGCGCAGCAAATTTCCAGCAGGTTTAGCTGCCAGTCGGGCCAACCGTCATAGATGTTGTTAGACGATTCTTCCAGCAGCCTTCTAAAAAAATGTTCAGATACTTCCCCGAGCAGTTCATTGTCTGCCAGTTCTGCAAGGGCCGTGATGGATTCATCAATAATGCCGCCAATAATTCCGTCAGAATCGTCGGCAGACTGCAGTAAAGGAACCATTTCATGAAGAAGGCATAGATAAATGTCCATTGCTCTTTCGTAATCACCATCGTCTGCCGCCTGTTCCGCCCTCTCAAGTACCAATCTGGCTCCTTCGACAGCACCATAAACTTCCCCATATGGAAT from Desulfotomaculum nigrificans DSM 574 harbors:
- a CDS encoding SWIM zinc finger family protein; protein product: MNLADFENYIDDRILRRGWEYYYQYNRIKSITVEDETTYTAVVSGTDDYTVTVKLSDCNEILFSECDCPYDLGPYCKHEAAVFYALREMQNSDPNCVKTDSTIEVPASPAKGTKKSPPAQKSPHNRFAKILSSQSKDKLVQFLVSLSLEYDEIGHRVEFEFNASNAEQERKNCIKLIRSYIRQHKDRHGFIPYGEVYGAVEGARLVLERAEQAADDGDYERAMDIYLCLLHEMVPLLQSADDSDGIIGGIIDESITALAELADNELLGEVSEHFFRRLLEESSNNIYDGWPDWQLNLLEICCALAVTPERRRTFEKQLDSYLTELDGSWSSQYKAEKIIMMRYQLILNFEGQDKAEDFMEKNIKFPSIREMAIREALSRKDYGRVERLALDGEQHDKGLPGLISKWKEFRYEAYRLSGQLEKQRNLAMEFILDGSFDYYKKLKATYSKEAWAAIYPGIIKALGEQKGYVRNYTDILIEEREMERLLDYVKGKPAYIVNFYKQLLPLFPEEVYRIFVQHIYNEARLANNRRKYQDVCSLIRLLVKAGGKEHAREVISNLLAIYHRKSAFREELMRIKH